CCTTGTGTGACGGCAGCTTTGATCCGCACGATATTTTAAATATCCTCGGTGAAAATGCCCTTCAAAACTATTTGATGAAGGAAATCAAGGAAGTTTATGATGCTCAGGGTGTTACCATCAACGATAAACACGTAGGTATAATCGTACGTCAGATGCTCCGAAAGGTAAAGATTGTTTCGGTTGGAGATACCAAGTTTATCTTTGACCAGCAGATAGATAAATACCGCTTCCATGAGGAAAATAAGAGGGTTAAGGAAGAAGGAGGTCAGCCTGCCGTTGCCCGTCCTATGTTCCAAGGAATTACAAAGGCAGCTCTAAATATCGATTCCTTTATTTCGGCCGCTTCTTTCCAAGAAACCACGAAGGTTCTTACAAATGCCGCTATTGCAGGTTCATCGGATGAGCTTCGCGGTCTAAAGGAAAACGTAATTATCGGACATCTTATTCCTGCCGGAACAGGTATGAAGCAGTACCGCGACATTAAACTTTTCGATAAAAATAAGAGCGACTTGGATATTCAGATGAACGAAATTCTTGAACGCCGAAGGCTTGAAGCTGAAGCTGCTCAAGCTCTCGAAGAAAAAGAACTTATCGAAGAAGAAAGCTTTTTGGATGATCTCTAAAATATAGGGGGAGAGGGGAACTTGTTCAGACGCAAGTTTCCCTCTCCCCCTAAAACCCCCTCTCCCTTCAACGACTGCTTAGGGGCGCAGCCCCTAAGAACCCGCATTTTTACAAAGGTTTTGGTTTACTGTTTGGTTGAGATGAAAACAAAAGGATTGGGAAAAATTCAAAGGTTGGGAGGGGAAGGTGAAATTCCTACAGTAATTTTTTCCCTATTGACATTTGCTCATACTTGATAATATAATTTCATTGATTATAACTATTTCTTTTAATTTCTTAATTTAGGTGGTCTTGATTATGAAATTTATTAATAATAGCTTTACTAAAGCTTGGATGAACCGTAAGTATAAGCTGTGGATTCTTTTGTTTGGTGTGTTTTCTTTTTTAGTTGTATACATCAAATATTTGATAAAAAAAATTACTAAATCTTCTTCTGCAATGAATCAATATGCTGAGATTATTGCAAATGTAAATGAAGAACTTCAAAATACCAATACGATGGAAAATTTGTTAAAAGAATCTTATGAACAGGTAGTCCGTAAGAATGAGTATTTTAAGAAAGTTATGTCTGAAGCTGAGATATTAAAAGAAGCTGAAAAGAATGCAAAAAAAAGATACAATGAGTTATATTATGAGAAAATAGATTATCTTTGTGAACATAATTTAGTGAAGAAGATAACATTTTTAGATTTTTTTCTTGATACACTTAAAAATCCTGTATTCCTAATCCTTTCCATTATCATTTCTTTTCCAATGTACATGCTTCTCTATATATATACTAGACCAATTCAAAAGTATATTTTAGAAAGATTATTTATGATGGTGTTTGTAATTTTTGGAGTTACTTTTATGGTCTTTACTATACTGTATTTCTCTCCTATGGATCCTGCAGTAAATATTTTAGGTCAAACGGCAACTCCGGAACAAATTGAAGAGTTTAATAGAGTGTATGGGTTAAATGCATCATATTTTTCAAGACTATTTACAACTTTTAAATCTCTTGTAACTTTTGATTTGGGCATCACATATGTTGGAAATATGTCTGTTTCTACTGAAATTGCAACAAAATTCCCTATAACGTTGACTATAGCATTTTGCTCTGTTTTTATTGCAGTATTAATAGCTATACCGGCAGGAATTATGTCTGCTATAAAACAATATTCTTCTTTTGATTATACATTCATGTTTTTTGCATTGATAGGCTTATCTATACCTAATTTTTGGCTTGCCCTATTATTAATTTTGCAATTCTCTATAAAAATGAGCTGGCTTCCGGCAACATATATTGTGGGTAATTGGCAGTCTTTAATAATGCCTGCAGTAGTACTAGGTACTGGAATGAGCGCTACAGTTGCAAGAATGACCCGTTCATCTATGTTAGAGGTTAAGCATTCCGATTATATATTAACGGCAAGAGCAAAAGGTTTATCTCCCTATAGGGTAACAATAAAGCATATTTTAGGAAATGCAATGATACCGATTATAACGGTTATAGGGCTTCAATTTGGTGCTCTATTAGGCGGTTCAGCCGTTACCGAAAAAAGCTTTAATATACGCGGTCTTGGCAGTTTCATTGTTGATAGGCAGTTTATACCTGATGTTCCTGTTGTATTAGCAGGAGTCGTATATATTGCTGTTGTTATTAGTGTTGTGAATTTAATGGTTGATATACTATATGCAATGTTGGATCCTAGGATAAAATCAAAAATAAAAAATTCGTAAAATAATTATAGACTAAATGGGGGTATGCATTGTGGTCGATAAGGATTTCTATTTAAATAAAAGATATTTGAGGCTTTTAGGAAACAGCCTTGAATATGCAACAGCAAGGCTCGCATGGCAGGTTTCGTTAGTTGTATCTATTATATTTGCTTTTTCTTCATATAATTTTAAAACAGGAGAAATTGAGCTTGTGCCGGCTATAGTTTTTATAGTATATTTTATCGGTTCGTTTTTACAATATATAGTTTGTAAAAAAATAAAAAAAGATTTTACTAAAAATGGGAAAGTTTTAAGTACAACCATGAAATGCGGTTATATTTTTATTCCCTTTATACTTACAGGTAATTTTTTATTGTCTAATGCCGGTTTTATGCTTATAAAAAAAGAAAAAAGTATTGAATATTGTTTAGCAGTATATTCTTTTTTAATAACGTTTGTTGTTATAGTAATATCTCTTTTGAATTTGGCTAAAGAATATATTTCAAACTTTTTTTTTATAGGTATTGGTATACTTTTATTACTAGCATTATTTAATATTGTTACTATCTTATTGTCTTCAAAAATAAGTTCAGGTAATTTGGGTAAATTTACAGTTCCATTTGCGATAATTTTAATACTTTCTTCAGTTACAGGTAATTTATTTTCATTCATATTAGGTATTATGATATTGTTCAAAAAATTTCACAAAAATTCTGCAGCTAGTATAGGCTGGATAGATGTTTTAAAACGAATTTTTAGAAATTATGTATCAGTTGTAGGTTTGTTTTTTATAGTTTTTTTGATGTCCATATCAATATGCAGCTATCTTACATTTGATTATGCTTATGCAGTAGAGAATAATTATAGCACAATACAGCAAATTCCAAGTTTACAATTTCCATTTGGAACGGATGACTATGGAAGGTGTTTATTTACTAGAATTGTATTCGGTGCCAGAATCTCTCTTACAGTCGGTATAATATCTACAGGAATTCCTATTATAATCGGTTGTTTCCTTGGTGCCATATCGGGCTATTATGGGAAAAATGTAGATAATGTAATTATGAGATTACTGGATATACTTTATGCAACTCCGGGAATATTACTTGCTATTGCTATAATCGCTGCGTTTGGTTCTAATACATTCAATTTAATAATGGCTTTGTCGGTTGCATATATACCAATATATGCTCGAACAATGAGGGCTACGGTATTGACAATTTCCAATCAAGAATTTGTTGAAGCGTCAAGAGCTTGTGGAGCAAAAGATCTTAGGATAATATTTAAACATATTATTCCAAATTCACTTGCTCCTATAATAGTAAGGGCTACTTTGTCGATAGGTGCAGCTGTTCTTTCAACAAGTGCTCTTAGTTTTTTAGGACTGGGCGTAGAGCCTCATATTCCTGAATGGGGTAATATATTAAAAGCCGGAAGCAGCTTTTTGGAAACCAGTCCGCATATAGCAATTTTCCCAGGGATAGCAATAATACTGATTGTTTTAGCGTTTAATTATTTTGGTGATGGTCTTAGGGATGCTTTAGATCCTAAATTAAAATAGGTGATAGTATGGTTGATAATAAAGTAAAAGATACGGTAATAAGTATAAAAAATCTGCATGTTCATTATGTGACAGAGGATGAAATATATCGTGCTGTAAATGGTTTAAATCTTGAAATATTAAAAGGCGAAGTTGTTGGACTCGTTGGAGAAACGGGGGCAGGTAAAACAACTACGGCACTGTCTATTATGCAGCTGGTACCGGATCCGCCCGGAATAATTGTAGATGGAGAGATATACTACGATGGAAAGAACATAATAAGAAATACTGAAAAAGAAAATAGAATAGTGCGGGGAAATGGTATATCTATGATTTTTCAAGATCCTATGACCGCATTAAATCCAATTATGACAATTGGAGAGCAGCTGGAAGAAGTCGTTGAAACCCATGAAAAAATGCCGAAACAAGATATCAAAAAGAGAGTTGTAGATATGCTTGAAACAGTAGGCATTAATAAAGAGCGTTATAACGATTATCCGCATCAATTTTCCGGAGGTATGAAACAACGTGTTGTTATAGCAATGGCCTTATTGTGTAAACCTCAATTACTGATAGCTGATGAGCCTACTACGGCATTAGATGTAACAATACAAGCACAGATATTAAATATAATGCAGGATTTGATAAAAAAATTTGATATGTCTATGCTTTTGATAACTCATGATTTAGGTGTTGTTGCTGAAACTTGTAATAAAGTATGTATTATGTATGCCGGTGAAATAGTGGAAAGTGGAAATGTTGAGGATGTTTTTGAGCAACCGAAACATCCGTATACAGTCGGCCTTTTCGGTTCTATTCCAAAAATTGATGAAGATGTTGCCGAACTAAGTCCGATAAAGGGGAGCGTCTCAAATTCATCGGAACTTCCTGATGGGTGTTATTTTTATCCTAGATGTCCTTATGCTAAAGATATATGTATGAAAGAAAAACCGGGAATTAAAGGTGATAATCATATGTATAGATGCCACTTTGATATAAGCAAATTTGTTCTTAATACCGGTGAGGATAAAAATACAACTATAGATAAAATTAATATAGAAAATAAGACTGAGGTTTTAAATGATAATATTCCAAATAAAGCAAATGAAAAACCTCTCTTAGAAGTAAGAAACTTGAAGAAATATTTCCCTTTAGTAAGCGGTTATTTACATGCTGTTGATGATGTTTCATTTGCTATACCCAGGGGAAAAACTCTTGGTATAGTAGGAGAAAGCGGTTGCGGTAAATCGACTTTAGGAAGAACCGTACTAAGACTTCATGAGCCGACCGCAGGAAGTATTTTATATGATGGGATGGATATAACAAACTTTAATAGTGAAGAGATGAGAAAACTAAGACAGAATTTTCAGATTATATTTCAAGACCCATATGCCAGTTTAAATCCAAGGATGAGTGTATCTCAAATTATAGGAGAACCATT
The DNA window shown above is from Treponema denticola and carries:
- a CDS encoding ABC transporter permease subunit; amino-acid sequence: MKFINNSFTKAWMNRKYKLWILLFGVFSFLVVYIKYLIKKITKSSSAMNQYAEIIANVNEELQNTNTMENLLKESYEQVVRKNEYFKKVMSEAEILKEAEKNAKKRYNELYYEKIDYLCEHNLVKKITFLDFFLDTLKNPVFLILSIIISFPMYMLLYIYTRPIQKYILERLFMMVFVIFGVTFMVFTILYFSPMDPAVNILGQTATPEQIEEFNRVYGLNASYFSRLFTTFKSLVTFDLGITYVGNMSVSTEIATKFPITLTIAFCSVFIAVLIAIPAGIMSAIKQYSSFDYTFMFFALIGLSIPNFWLALLLILQFSIKMSWLPATYIVGNWQSLIMPAVVLGTGMSATVARMTRSSMLEVKHSDYILTARAKGLSPYRVTIKHILGNAMIPIITVIGLQFGALLGGSAVTEKSFNIRGLGSFIVDRQFIPDVPVVLAGVVYIAVVISVVNLMVDILYAMLDPRIKSKIKNS
- a CDS encoding ABC transporter permease, with the protein product MVDKDFYLNKRYLRLLGNSLEYATARLAWQVSLVVSIIFAFSSYNFKTGEIELVPAIVFIVYFIGSFLQYIVCKKIKKDFTKNGKVLSTTMKCGYIFIPFILTGNFLLSNAGFMLIKKEKSIEYCLAVYSFLITFVVIVISLLNLAKEYISNFFFIGIGILLLLALFNIVTILLSSKISSGNLGKFTVPFAIILILSSVTGNLFSFILGIMILFKKFHKNSAASIGWIDVLKRIFRNYVSVVGLFFIVFLMSISICSYLTFDYAYAVENNYSTIQQIPSLQFPFGTDDYGRCLFTRIVFGARISLTVGIISTGIPIIIGCFLGAISGYYGKNVDNVIMRLLDILYATPGILLAIAIIAAFGSNTFNLIMALSVAYIPIYARTMRATVLTISNQEFVEASRACGAKDLRIIFKHIIPNSLAPIIVRATLSIGAAVLSTSALSFLGLGVEPHIPEWGNILKAGSSFLETSPHIAIFPGIAIILIVLAFNYFGDGLRDALDPKLK
- a CDS encoding ABC transporter ATP-binding protein; this encodes MVDNKVKDTVISIKNLHVHYVTEDEIYRAVNGLNLEILKGEVVGLVGETGAGKTTTALSIMQLVPDPPGIIVDGEIYYDGKNIIRNTEKENRIVRGNGISMIFQDPMTALNPIMTIGEQLEEVVETHEKMPKQDIKKRVVDMLETVGINKERYNDYPHQFSGGMKQRVVIAMALLCKPQLLIADEPTTALDVTIQAQILNIMQDLIKKFDMSMLLITHDLGVVAETCNKVCIMYAGEIVESGNVEDVFEQPKHPYTVGLFGSIPKIDEDVAELSPIKGSVSNSSELPDGCYFYPRCPYAKDICMKEKPGIKGDNHMYRCHFDISKFVLNTGEDKNTTIDKINIENKTEVLNDNIPNKANEKPLLEVRNLKKYFPLVSGYLHAVDDVSFAIPRGKTLGIVGESGCGKSTLGRTVLRLHEPTAGSILYDGMDITNFNSEEMRKLRQNFQIIFQDPYASLNPRMSVSQIIGEPLTIHKKFSEKQALQKRILELMSLVGLSKKAYNNYPHEFDGGRRQRIVIARALAMNPEFIVCDEPVSALDVSVQAQILNLLMQLQKQIGLTYMFISHDLSVVKHISDEIGVMYLGQLIERAPKNEIFYKPLHPYTIALLSAIPSITVNKKTSRILLKGEIVSPINPKKGCRFESRCPFAIEICSKITPSLKNVACDHFVACHRWNEIENGNCKYSNT